The DNA window TAAGTGCAGTGTCAGGAGGAGGCTGAGATTTGGCTCTGAGAGAAAACAACAAGGCAAAGGCACCTCAACTGCTGAGCACCACCCTAGGAAGAGGTATCAGGGCTGCCATAGGAGCAAGGGGTCAAACCACAGGAAAACAGCACTCATTTGGGGACTCAGCACCAGGTGGGGCAGGGACAAGTAGCATAACACCAGGGAGATGAGCTGTGCCATAGAGAAGGTGTAACTGGTGGAGCTGGAGGACAGAAGTAGGAGAGCATGTGGAGGACAGACATGGAGCAGATGTCAAACTTTGGTCCTTCTCAGTTTGGGGATGGGCTGTGTGAGGGTAGCAGCCTTGAGccgtgctgggcagcagcaggggccaGGAGGAGGTTGGtgggagctgaggatggggcAGGCTCCCAGAAGGTGCCTTGAGTTCCCGTCCTGCAGGCCCAAATTCCCAAAAGGTAAAAAGGGAACCACATTTTCCCCAGCTTCAGTTCTATTGAACAAAGAGGATAGTTTGCTCTTTCACAAGAAAAACCAGACAAATTATGGGAAATTACTTACAAAATTGTATAACAATGGACCAAAGTACAGCCCTAATTAGGCTTTAGAAGACGTGTATTTGCATCTCATCTGCAATGCCTGGATCTTTGCACAACTGCAGCATGATAAAATGCTCTCCTGAGATACAGCGTAAGCTAGGCTGGTTGTTTGGAGCGAACTTTGATCCTCATCTCCCTTTCTGCACAGATGGAGATATGATATCCCCACATCACTTTCTGCAGTTGTGGAGAtagctgctcctggggagaaTGGAGGAAGCTTCTTTCTGTGGCTAAAACCCTTTGATTGCATAAAGTTGTGGTGTGAAATGCTGTAAATAAGAGCAGGGTTTCAGCAAAGTACCTTTCACTTCTGGGTGTGGGTTCCAGTTACTTTCTGGCtttgccctggctgctgggtaTGACCATAATATGAGCTTGTTTTTGAAAGACCTTGTTTTGCAACACTGAGTTTTACAAGACTCTAGACCATCTCTGTCTCAGATGAGCAGGTTGGGGTCCAAATGCTTTTGGGGGTGAGGGCATAtttgctgctctgccttgctCCAATCTGGCTCTCACGTAGCGGGGTAAAGCAAGAAAACTGAAGTATACACATCTGCACTCAAGGAAGGAACTGTGTTTATGGAACCATCTTGAAGTGGGACTTTCCTCTTTGGGAAGCTTTTGTGGGCAGGGGAAGAGGGCCGCTAGGCTGAGCTTTCAATCCTTATGTTGGAGGAGGGCTGGCATCACTGCTTAGGGCTCTTCTGcctcctgtgctctgcctgcctcaTCCCGTGCTCCCCCATCTCAGCCTTCACCCTGTCACCTCCACCTTCCTcgtccctgtgccatccccctCTGTCCTCATCTCCTTCTGCCACGTCTTTGTGTACCCATGGAGTCCCATTCTCTTCCACAGTCACCCCTTCATCCAATCCTTTCACCCAGCCTGTCCCCGGCATCTCTTGGCCACGATGTCAGGCTTAGCCCACCCTCATGTCCCAAGGGATCCCACCCCTGACCCAGCTGCCATCCTTTCTGCACCAATCCCAGACCTCATCCTCTTTCCCAGGCATGGTGCTGTGGATGCAGGTGGGTGCCTGGACCTACCACTACAGTGACCAAGGGGACTACACGTGGGAGCAGGCCAGGAATTTCTGCCAGACCTTCTTTACCGACCTGGTGGCAATCCAGAACCAGCAGGAGATCGAGTACCTCAACAAGAGCCTGCCCTTCCACGGGCGCTACTACTGGATCGGCATACGCAAGCTGGGCGGCATCTGGACCTGGGTGGGCACCGGGAAGACGCTGTCGAAGGAGGCAGAGAACTGGGCACGGGGGGAGCCCAACAACCGCCGCTCCAACCAGGACTGCGTGGAGATCTACATCCAGCGGCCGCAGCAGGCCGGCAAGTGGAACGACGAGCCCTGCAACCGGAAGAAGAAGGCGCTGTGCTACCGGGGTGAGCAGGGGCACTGCGGGCCGGAGCTGGGTTGGGTGGGCTGGGCACCTTGGCAGGGTGTCAGCAAGCTCCTGATGACCGCCCCCTGTGCGTgcagcctcctgccagcccttcctGTGCAGCCAGCGTGGCGAGTGCGTGGAGACTATTGGGAGCTACCGCTGCGAGTGCTACCCCGGCTTTCACGGCCCTGAGTGCACAGATGGTGAgacatccatccccacccctccttccctgctggagAGTCCAAGCCCTGGTGACAAAGCAGGGTTCCGGTGCTCCTGATGGGCTGTGGCACCGTGTCTCTCCCAGTTGTGCAGTGTGCCAAGCTGGAGCCCAAGGGAGTGCCCATGAACTGCAGCCATCCCTACGGAGACTTCAGCTACAACTCCACCTGTGAGTTTGGGTGCCACGAGGGATTTGAGCGGCAAGGGGCGGGCGTGCTGCGGTGCCTGCCTTCCCAGGAGTGGTCAGCAAACATCCCCACCTGCACAGGTAGGGCCTGGCACGGGTTGGGGGTCTCAGGGATGCAGCATTGATGCTTTGGAGGAACCAGCCCCATGTGCCCAATGCTGTTCAGACAACTGTTGCTGCGCCCTTGCCTACTGTGGAAGCATCTCCTGGTGCTGCATCATGGGGTGGGATTCCCTGAGGAGGCTGCaatgggcagagcagctgtgaggcCCTGTTGTGCctggctgtcccagtgcccatgTTTGCTGCCCTGAATCCCACTCAGATATCAGCACCCTGTGTGCACCAAGCGTGGGGTCAGGATGGTGTCCTGGCTCCTCTGTCAACTCTGTGGCAGTGTCCCTCTCCCCTAGCCCACCTGATCTGCCTTGGGAAGGCATTTGGCAtcttgggaaagagaaaagaggggcttctgtcccacagccagggcaagggTGTATCCTGGCAGGGGTGGGCCACCTTGAACAGGGATAAGGACTCATGAAATGAGCTTAGATTTAAGCTGGGTGGGACAGAGTGTGGCAGGAAACCACAAAGGAGAGAAAGCTGTGATATGTTATTCTGCAGGGGCAGAGAAAGTCTTCCTGTCAGTGGCTTGAGGGTTTGCAGCCAGGCACCAGGCATCCCAGAGAACTGCCAGGCTTTTTTGGGGGTGCAAGAGTCTTGCTCCACCtttcttgtgctgctgtgtggtACACCTACAGCCTTGCACAAGGATGGGGTGAGTCAAGCAGACGTGGGACACAACTGGGACTGGGaaggaatgggactgggaagcATCTTTGtatatatattcttttaaaaaaaaaaactgcctTGAAgttagtgctgctgctgctgcctgtgctggttgGGCCTGTGGTCCAACCCAGGACCTTAGGTAGCTGAGACCAGCAAAACTGTCTGCAGCTAAGGGGATGTGATGCAACTGTTCTGTAACCAGTATCTccagcagggcaagggcagGAGATGGCTCCCAATTTTGCAAAAATCCCCACTGACAAGCTGGGCTGAGCCTGTGTGCTCCAGGCTTTTTAGGCTCCTAGAGGCTTGCTTTCCcagcttgtttttttcctgctggctgTAATATgattgattttttgttttattgcaaACAATCAGATGAGTCAGTTGGTCGCCTGTGCTGGTAACAAAATGATGTTAGCAAGCATTGCCAGCTGGGCTTACTCCAGAAACAAGCAGAGCAAGGCTGGTGGTGCAGCAAGGACTGTGAGGGCAAGGCTGCCTGTCCTGCCTCAAACTCTGCCCCATGCTCGCCTGCAGCCATTGTGTGCCCATTGCTGGCTGGCCCCCAAAGGGGCTGGGTCAGCTGCTCCCACTTGCACAGCATGTTCACCAACAGGCACCTCTGGAGACTGGGAAACCAGAATTGCCTGTAAAATAGCTACAAAAGGAAAAGTCTACCCAGGAAAGTGCTTGGTGTCAGTTTGAAAGCAGAAGATGCAGTGAATGCAGTCTGTCTCAGCTGGCTGGTGGTGGTAatgccctgctggcactgacCTTTGGTGCTCCCACGGGCAGCAGAGCCACTCACCCCAGAAAACTTTGGGTATCACCCTGGCATGCAGCAAAACACACCCTGGGAACAGGCAGGGGAGGCTGGTATACAACCTCTTTAGCCATGGCAGTGCTTTACAGTCCCAAAGCTGTCCTCCTGTCACTGTGACAAGGACAGAGGCTGGCCTCTGCTCCAGTAAAGGGAGGGAGATGATTGGGACTGCAGCAGCTGCGGTCCTTCCTCCCAGGGGCTTTGGCCCAGGGTAGTGAAAGGGATAAACAGggctctggcagagcagcaaCTGTGTCCCCCTGAGGAAATCACTTGTAGGGCAGAAAAATCATTGTACCAAATACAGTTTCAAAGAGGTGAGTGTGGGTAAGATTTGATTTGGATCCAGTCTGAATTATTAGATTTAACCTCATTTATCCCatctctgagctctgctctccattGCAGCCGTCACCTGTCCAGTGCTGAGAGCTCCAGAAAAGGGAGAGCTGAACTGCTCCCACCTCCATGGGGACTTCACCTTTGGCTCCATGTGTGCCTTCTCCTGCCAGAAGGGGTTTGTGCTGAAGGGGCCTGAGAGCCGTGAgtgcacagccacagggacctggacaggGGATGCAGCAAGATGTGAAGGtagagctgtggctggagtgccagCTGTCACTGGGCTTAGGGTGACACTGTGGTGCTCCCCAGCCCCGTGGTCCCAGAATTTTAGTCTCCCAGTTCCCAAGCTGCTGCTTGATGTGTACCTCTTCACTCTGCAGCAATTGCCTGCCCAGTGCTCAGTGCTCCAGACCAGGGGGAGATGCACTGCTCCCATCTCCACGGGGACTTCACCTATGGATCCGTGTGTGCCTTCTCCTGCCAGACGGGATTTGCCTtggtggggctgcagagccgTGAGTGCACAGCCTTGGGGACCTGGACTGGGAACACATCACACTGTGAAGgtattgctgctgctcagggtgtCACAGGCCTTGTGTTGAGCAAGGGATGTTCACTAGAGGACCCTCTTGGTCCTGTTCTTTCAACAGTCTAGCCTTGTAGTACCCACATTTCAgcttgaaaatgtttctttgtcCTTGCAGCTGTCACCTGCCcagtgctcagagctccagaaaAGGGAGAGCTGAACTGCTCCCACCTCCATGGGGACTTCACCTTTGGCTCCACGTGTGCCTTCTCCTGCCAGACAGGGTTTGTGCTGAAGGGGCCGGAGAGCCGAGagtgcacagccctggggacctgGACAGGGGATGCAGCAAGATGTGAAGgtagagctgctgctggagctcagggtgTCACTGGCCATGGGGTGACACTAGGGTTTCCCCAGTCTCCCAGACCAAACAGTTTAGCCTTGTAGTTCCCAGACTCCTCCTTGAACTGTTTCTATGTCCTTGCAGCAATTGCCTGTccagtgctcagtgctgcagaaaaaggagagatgCACTGCTCCCACCTCCATGGCAACTTCACCTTTGGCTCCACGTGTGCTTTCTCCTGCCAGACAGGGTTTGTGCTCAAGGGGCCGGAGAGCCGAGagtgcacagccctggggacctgGACAGGGGGCACGCCACACTGTGAAGgtagagctgctgctggagctcagggtgTCACTGGCCATGGGGTGACACTAGGGTTCCCCTGAAGCTTCTCAGGATGAACAGTTTAGCCTTGTAGTCCTCAGACTCCTGCTCAAAGTGCTTCTCCACCCCTACAGCTGTCACCTGCCcagtgctcagagctccagaaaAGGGAGAGCTGAACTGCTCCCACCTCCATGGGGACTTCACCTTTGGCTCCACATGTGCCTTCTCCTGCCAGACAGGGTTTGTGCTGAAGGGGCCTGAGAGCCGTGAGTGTACAGCCATGGGGACCTGGCCAGGGGATGCGACAAGATGTGAAGGTAGAGTTGCTGCTCAAGCTGTCACTGGCCTTGGGCATACCTTGGGATATTCTCTTTTTAGTTCTCTCATCACAAGAATTCAGCCTCATA is part of the Zonotrichia leucophrys gambelii isolate GWCS_2022_RI chromosome 8, RI_Zleu_2.0, whole genome shotgun sequence genome and encodes:
- the LOC135451069 gene encoding P-selectin-like isoform X1; the protein is MGAAVGLQSARRTRTLGSPGTSLGIAAITWGMVLWMQVGAWTYHYSDQGDYTWEQARNFCQTFFTDLVAIQNQQEIEYLNKSLPFHGRYYWIGIRKLGGIWTWVGTGKTLSKEAENWARGEPNNRRSNQDCVEIYIQRPQQAGKWNDEPCNRKKKALCYRASCQPFLCSQRGECVETIGSYRCECYPGFHGPECTDVVQCAKLEPKGVPMNCSHPYGDFSYNSTCEFGCHEGFERQGAGVLRCLPSQEWSANIPTCTAVTCPVLRAPEKGELNCSHLHGDFTFGSMCAFSCQKGFVLKGPESRECTATGTWTGDAARCEAIACPVLSAPDQGEMHCSHLHGDFTYGSVCAFSCQTGFALVGLQSRECTALGTWTGNTSHCEAVTCPVLRAPEKGELNCSHLHGDFTFGSTCAFSCQTGFVLKGPESRECTALGTWTGDAARCEAIACPVLSAAEKGEMHCSHLHGNFTFGSTCAFSCQTGFVLKGPESRECTALGTWTGGTPHCEAVTCPVLRAPEKGELNCSHLHGDFTFGSTCAFSCQTGFVLKGPESRECTAMGTWPGDATRCEAIACPVLSAPDQGEMHCSHLHGDFTYGSVCAFSCQTGFALVGLQSRECTALGTWTGNTSHCEAVTCPVLRAPEKGELNCSHLHGDFTFGSTCAFSCQKGFVLMGSDSRKCTATGIWTGDAARCEAIKCSALTTPKMGQAACSHVHGDFTFGSTCAFSCQKGFVLKGPESRECTALGTWTGDPTHCEAISCPVLSPPSRGHLSCSHVHGNFTYNSTCIFSCEEGFVRMGAEVLQCEATGNWTRDPPVCAEDGAFLKQVLAYSSGSALAVAGLVLSGGLIALLAKRLSDREEKRKLLKHTSDLGAPGTFTNSAYDANL
- the LOC135451069 gene encoding P-selectin-like isoform X2 → MVLWMQVGAWTYHYSDQGDYTWEQARNFCQTFFTDLVAIQNQQEIEYLNKSLPFHGRYYWIGIRKLGGIWTWVGTGKTLSKEAENWARGEPNNRRSNQDCVEIYIQRPQQAGKWNDEPCNRKKKALCYRASCQPFLCSQRGECVETIGSYRCECYPGFHGPECTDVVQCAKLEPKGVPMNCSHPYGDFSYNSTCEFGCHEGFERQGAGVLRCLPSQEWSANIPTCTAVTCPVLRAPEKGELNCSHLHGDFTFGSMCAFSCQKGFVLKGPESRECTATGTWTGDAARCEAIACPVLSAPDQGEMHCSHLHGDFTYGSVCAFSCQTGFALVGLQSRECTALGTWTGNTSHCEAVTCPVLRAPEKGELNCSHLHGDFTFGSTCAFSCQTGFVLKGPESRECTALGTWTGDAARCEAIACPVLSAAEKGEMHCSHLHGNFTFGSTCAFSCQTGFVLKGPESRECTALGTWTGGTPHCEAVTCPVLRAPEKGELNCSHLHGDFTFGSTCAFSCQTGFVLKGPESRECTAMGTWPGDATRCEAIACPVLSAPDQGEMHCSHLHGDFTYGSVCAFSCQTGFALVGLQSRECTALGTWTGNTSHCEAVTCPVLRAPEKGELNCSHLHGDFTFGSTCAFSCQKGFVLMGSDSRKCTATGIWTGDAARCEAIKCSALTTPKMGQAACSHVHGDFTFGSTCAFSCQKGFVLKGPESRECTALGTWTGDPTHCEAISCPVLSPPSRGHLSCSHVHGNFTYNSTCIFSCEEGFVRMGAEVLQCEATGNWTRDPPVCAEDGAFLKQVLAYSSGSALAVAGLVLSGGLIALLAKRLSDREEKRKLLKHTSDLGAPGTFTNSAYDANL